One window of Nicotiana tomentosiformis chromosome 11, ASM39032v3, whole genome shotgun sequence genomic DNA carries:
- the LOC138901772 gene encoding uncharacterized protein, giving the protein MTGRVVTGRPPLFDEHHYDEWKLRMEIFLQATDFDLWVIVSHGPILPTKMDSEGNKFNKREEEYNEEDRQLVQKMLKQGTCSTKACLETLSSECPLASLIMIYGGYWKLTLEMKTPRCPRWRLKNAKQRKNNLSCVKLDIKEIESHKANLEKQVKDLKNHVLELTSKNEKSPNIHGKGKMSDMQDKLEKILKNVKDNLCDAECRNKVLEENLEKSNYELSRLSKWHRSSDALNWLNENCSSNKFGIGYRKPVPKFDSKYIGIYDNNMCLGERKQYGLISRQWMLKTYDWRKEKLPLTDNLPRRECVIWKWEKGQITNVGMVGKSLSHAIEDVYYVVGLKYNLLSISQMCYKGNQVKFNSKICIVTKFDTDEIVLKGKRHNNVYKILIMSLPQSEHTCFSVVEDDPLLWHRRLGHASLSQLNGLAANDLVLGLPIVEFTSDKVCDARVRGKHVRSSFKSKKVVSSSKPLELLHMDQ; this is encoded by the exons atgaccggccgggtcgttacaggaagACCTCCCTTGTTTGATGAACACCACTATGATGAATGGAAGCTGCGTATGGAAATATTTCTTCAGGCAACTGACTTTGACCTATGGGTAATTGTCAGTCATGGACCGATTCTCCCCACCAAAATGGATAGTGAAGGTAACAAGTTCAACAAAAGAGAAGAGGAATACAATGAGGAAGATCGTCAGCTAGTTCAGAAAATGCTAAAGCAAGGGACCTGCTCTACAAAAGCTTGTCTAGAAACACTCTCCTCAGAGTGTCCTCTTGCATCTCTGATCATGATATATGGAGGATATTGGAAACTGACTTTGGAAATGAAAACACCGAGGTGCCCTAGATGGCGATTGAAGAATGCAAAACAGAGGAAGAA CAACCTTTCTTGTGTCAAACTTGATATCAAAGAGATTGAATCTCATAAAGCTAATTTAGAGAAACAGGTCAAGGACCTTAAGAACCATGTTCTTGAGCTTACTTCTAAGAATGAGAAGTCTCCTAATATACATGGCAAAGGAAAAATGAGTGATATGCAGGATAAGCTTGAAAAGATATTAAAAAATGTTAAAGATAATCTTTGTGATGCTGAATGTAGAAACAAAGTACTGGAGGAAAACCTAGAAAAGTCTAATTATGAACTCTCTAGACTAAGCAAATGGCATAGATCTTCTGATGCCTTGAATTGGCTAAATGAAAATTGTAGCTCTAACAAATTTGGAATTGGCTACAGAAAACCTGTCCCTAAGTTTGACTCAAAGTATATAGGAATTTATGATAATAATATGT GCTTAGGTGAGAGGAAACAATATGGACTGATATCTAGACAGTGGATGCTCAAGACATATGACTGGAGAAAAGAAAAACTTCCTCTCACTGACAACCTTCCAAGGAGGGAGTGTGTCATATGGAAATGGGAAAAGGGCCAGATAACAAATGTTGGCATGGTTGGCAAGTCACTCTCTCATGCTATagaagatgtgtattatgtggtaGGTCTTAAATACAATCTTCTTAGCATCTCTCAAATGTGCTACAAAGGAAATCAGGtaaaattcaattccaaaatTTGCATTGTCACTAAGTTTGATACTGATGAAATTGTGTTAAAGGGTAAGAGACATAACAATGTCTACAAGATATTGATTATGTCACTTCCCCAGAGTGAGCACACATGCTTTAGTGTAGTGGAAGATGATCCACTGCTATGGCATAGAAGACTGGGACATGCCAGTCTCTCTCAACTCAATGGGTTGGCAGCAAATGACTTAGTCCTTGGGCTACCTATAGTTGAGTTCACCTCTGACAAGGTATGTGATGCAAGAGTTAGAGGGAAACATGTAAGGTCATCCTTTAAATCTAAAAAGGTTGTTAGTAGTTCTAAACCTCTGGAACTCCTTCACATGGACCAATGA
- the LOC104116464 gene encoding equilibrative nucleotide transporter 1 gives MGATTVIADSESTTSLLPPSSNPKIPKDTFHIAYIIYFTLGTGYLLPWNAFITAVDYFSYLYPDVMVDRIFAIVYMIIGLICLLFIVAFANKTSAFVRINVGMFLFVVALVTVPLMDVFYVKGSIGVYSGFYVTVGLVGLCGIADALVQGGVIGAAGELPDRYMQATVAGTAASGVLASLLRILTKAVYPQDAQGLRRSANLYFIFSIAVTILCIIFYNVAHRLPVIKYYNDLKIQALNEEKEDKGDLTPELWRSTLDIVGTVKWYGFGILSIYVVTLCIFPGYITEDVHSQLLKDWYPIILITGFNVFDLVGKSLTPILFLDNAKVAIGACFARLLFLPLFYGCLHGPKFFRTEFPVTILTCLLGLTNGYLTSVLMMLGPKTVQLQKAEIAGTVLVLFLVIGLAIGSVVSWFWVI, from the exons ATGGGTGCAACCACTGTAATCGCCGATTCCGAATCCACCACATCTCTACTACCTCCTTCCTCTAATCCCAAAATTCCAAAGGATACATTCCACATAGCCTATATCATTTACTTCACTCTCGGCACCGGTTACCTCCTCCCATGGAACGCATTCATCACCGCCGTCGACTACTTCTCTTACCTTTACCCAGACGTTATGGTCGACCGTATCTTCGCCATTGTTTACATGATCATAGGCTTGATTTGCCTCCTCTTTATTGTTGCATTCGCTAATAAAACCAGTGCTTTTGTGCGGATTAATGTCGGCATGTTTCTATTCGTTGTCGCTCTTGTTACGGTGCCGTTGATGGATGTGTTTTATGTTAAGGGGAGTATTGGAGTGTATAGTGGATTCTATGTTACGGTCGGATTGGTTGGGCTTTGCGGGATTGCTGATGCGTTGGTTCAAGGTGGAGTAATTGGGGCAGCCGGTGAGTTGCCGGACAGGTACATGCAGGCTACCGTCGCCGGAACTGCTGCTTCCG GTGTCCTGGCTTCGTTGCTTAGGATTTTAACCAAAGCTGTATATCCACAAGATGCTCAAGGGCTGAGAAGGAGTGCTAACCTTTATTTCATTTTCAGCATTGCTGTGACGATTTTGTGCATAATCTTTTACAATGTGGCTCATAGGCTTCCGGTAATTAAATACTACAATGATCTTAAAATTCAGGCTTTGAATGAGGAGAAAGAGGATAAGGGTGACTTAACTCCGGAATTATGGAGATCAACTCTGGACATTGTTGGGACAGTAAAATGGTACGGGTTTGGCATCCTCAGCATTTATGTGGTCACCTTGTGTATATTTCCAGGATATATCACAGAAGACGTGCATTCTCAACTTCTGAAGGATTGGTATCCAATCATACTGATTACTGGTTTCAATGTGTTTGATCTGGTTGGGAAGTCTCTGACTCCTATATTATTTCTTGATAATGCCAAGGTTGCTATTGGTGCCTGCTTCGCAAGGCTGTTGTTTTTGCCTCTATTCTATGGTTGCTTACACGGGCCTAAATTCTTTAGGACGGAGTTTCCTGTGACAATACTAACCTGTCTACTGGGATTAACTAATGGCTACCTGACTAGTGTGTTAATGATGTTGGGTCCAAAAACTGTCCAACTGCAAAAAGCAGAGATAGCTGGGACCGTACTTGTATTGTTCTTAGTGATAGGTCTGGCAATTGGTTCTGTTGTATCATGGTTCTGGGTTATATAG